In Deinococcus sp. QL22, the following are encoded in one genomic region:
- a CDS encoding ribonuclease HII — MSSSGPNSVPSVTPDWAFEREHWRRGAFRVAGVDEAGRGAWAGPVTVAAVILPGLAVEYPFRDSKQLTAAQRERYAAQVKEVALTWAVEHAWPDEIDRLNILGATHAAAARALSRLTPAPQALITDYLKLRTPLPLTAPARADALSYTVAAASLLAKTERDRVMVELDAEYPGYGFAAHKGYGAPAHRAALGQLGVTPQHRRTFAPIARLLAQEEAGRLFESRSSDGLEES, encoded by the coding sequence GTGTCTTCTTCTGGGCCAAATTCTGTGCCGTCCGTGACTCCCGATTGGGCCTTCGAGCGAGAGCATTGGCGGCGCGGCGCGTTCCGGGTAGCAGGCGTAGACGAGGCCGGACGCGGTGCGTGGGCGGGGCCAGTCACGGTGGCCGCAGTGATTTTGCCCGGCTTGGCGGTAGAATACCCGTTCAGAGACAGCAAGCAACTGACGGCGGCGCAGCGGGAACGGTACGCGGCGCAGGTGAAGGAAGTGGCGCTGACCTGGGCTGTAGAACACGCCTGGCCCGATGAAATAGACCGCCTGAACATTCTGGGAGCCACGCACGCTGCCGCCGCCCGCGCCCTGTCTCGCCTGACGCCCGCCCCGCAGGCCCTGATTACCGACTACCTGAAACTCCGCACGCCCCTGCCCCTGACCGCCCCGGCGAGGGCCGACGCCCTGAGTTACACGGTAGCCGCCGCCAGTTTGCTGGCCAAAACCGAGCGTGACCGCGTGATGGTTGAGCTTGACGCCGAGTATCCGGGCTACGGATTTGCCGCCCACAAAGGTTACGGCGCTCCCGCACACCGCGCCGCATTGGGGCAGTTGGGTGTCACGCCGCAGCACCGCCGCACCTTCGCGCCCATTGCGCGTTTGTTGGCACAGGAAGAAGCGGGCCGGCTGTTTGAAAGCCGTTCCTCAGACGGTCTTGAGGAAAGCTGA
- a CDS encoding helix-turn-helix domain-containing protein: MGRQKQWVVKLSDDERQQLTDMTRKGVHSARVMTRARLLLLSEQGLLDQEVAQRQGVNAATVASIRKKDAEGGLQAALYEKERPQQPPKLDPQQTAILIAEVCRAPDGREKWTMQLLADRLVTLGVVDSSSDETVRRTLKKTRRDRGKFKVGVSLR; the protein is encoded by the coding sequence ATGGGACGACAGAAGCAGTGGGTTGTGAAGCTGAGTGACGATGAGCGGCAACAGCTGACGGACATGACGCGCAAAGGCGTGCACAGTGCGCGGGTCATGACCCGCGCACGTCTGCTGTTGCTGAGCGAGCAAGGGCTCCTCGATCAGGAGGTGGCCCAGCGTCAGGGCGTCAATGCTGCGACTGTGGCATCCATTCGCAAGAAGGACGCTGAGGGCGGCCTGCAGGCTGCCCTGTACGAAAAAGAGCGTCCTCAGCAGCCCCCGAAACTGGATCCTCAGCAGACGGCGATCCTGATTGCCGAAGTCTGTCGGGCACCTGATGGTCGGGAGAAGTGGACGATGCAGCTCTTGGCGGATCGTCTGGTGACCTTAGGCGTGGTGGACAGTAGTAGTGACGAGACGGTGCGGCGCACACTGAAAAAAACGCGCAGGGACCGTGGCAAGTTCAAAGTGGGTGTGTCGCTCAGGTAG
- a CDS encoding HAMP domain-containing sensor histidine kinase — MSRRDASMSSAPKRAATLVVSPAQPGKQARYRATLRAQFTLVIFLLAFLPNLVLTFTAQPNVPTLTLVAWMLVVGLLCAITGYVLSGALLRPLNRLETEVQRGDFAEPHADDPAEIRALRGAFTTLLDRLGTEQGRRSAFMATLVHDLKTPLIATGHLTHALTAYPLPEAERREVGVQIQAETTRLLALVQQMADAHRFEREDVKLQADQTDLRGVLDNVARRVASQAEARSLTLSVSGSGSASVDAHVIERAVSNLAENALRYAHTGVHLSVTPQGICVEDDGPGLSGDLADLAQPFNSQPALIAGQHYTAGTAGLGLFIVRRIAEAHGGQLLYERHPPNRLEPPDPLAPPSVHDPTPSATHTVPGAFSPSSSLFTLTLPEVTP, encoded by the coding sequence ATGAGCAGACGTGATGCCAGCATGAGTTCTGCCCCAAAGCGGGCAGCGACTCTGGTGGTATCTCCTGCACAGCCCGGAAAACAGGCCAGGTACCGGGCAACCCTGCGCGCGCAATTTACATTGGTCATTTTCTTGCTGGCTTTCTTGCCCAATCTGGTGCTGACTTTTACGGCGCAGCCCAATGTGCCGACCTTGACGCTGGTGGCATGGATGCTGGTGGTCGGCCTGCTGTGCGCGATTACAGGCTACGTCCTCAGCGGCGCGTTGCTGCGGCCCCTGAACCGCCTGGAGACAGAAGTGCAGCGCGGCGATTTTGCCGAACCACACGCCGACGACCCCGCCGAAATCCGGGCTTTGCGCGGCGCATTTACCACTTTGCTAGACCGCCTCGGCACCGAGCAAGGCCGCCGCAGCGCGTTTATGGCGACACTGGTACACGACCTGAAAACGCCCCTGATCGCCACCGGGCACCTGACACACGCCCTGACCGCCTACCCGCTGCCGGAAGCCGAGCGCCGTGAAGTCGGCGTACAGATCCAGGCCGAGACGACGCGCCTTCTGGCACTGGTGCAGCAGATGGCCGACGCCCACCGTTTCGAGCGCGAAGACGTGAAGTTGCAGGCCGATCAAACCGATCTGCGCGGTGTGCTGGACAATGTGGCCCGCCGAGTGGCCTCCCAAGCAGAAGCACGCAGCCTGACCCTGAGCGTCAGCGGCAGCGGCTCTGCATCCGTAGACGCCCATGTCATAGAACGCGCCGTTTCCAACCTGGCCGAGAACGCTCTGCGCTATGCCCACACCGGCGTGCATCTTTCCGTGACGCCGCAGGGAATTTGCGTAGAGGACGACGGCCCCGGCCTCAGCGGTGATCTGGCCGACCTCGCGCAGCCGTTCAATTCTCAGCCTGCCCTGATCGCGGGGCAGCACTACACCGCCGGAACCGCCGGGCTGGGCCTGTTTATCGTGCGGCGCATTGCCGAGGCGCACGGCGGGCAACTGCTGTACGAGCGCCACCCTCCCAACCGATTAGAGCCGCCTGACCCATTGGCTCCACCTTCAGTACACGATCCAACTCCCAGTGCCACCCATACTGTCCCAGGCGCTTTTTCCCCTTCCTCTTCCCTGTTTACCCTGACCCTTCCGGAGGTCACCCCATGA
- a CDS encoding response regulator, which produces MRLVIADDHPLFRMGLKYALIHQGFDVVAEAADGLAALDACRLHQPDAALLDVKMPGMTGIEVCEKLRLSNPNVVSVLITTFSEPAIVQAARAAGARGYVSKETDPESLARQLRDIVAHPEIDRLPHVDVPRLTPRESEVLPLLAQGYSNKEIAKNLGVSPDTVKDHLARLYAKLDAGDRTEAVSRARSIGLLH; this is translated from the coding sequence ATGAGACTAGTTATCGCTGACGACCACCCTTTGTTCCGTATGGGCCTCAAGTACGCACTCATTCATCAGGGATTTGATGTGGTGGCCGAGGCCGCCGACGGGTTGGCCGCGCTGGACGCCTGCCGTCTGCACCAGCCCGACGCCGCCCTGCTGGACGTGAAAATGCCCGGCATGACCGGTATCGAGGTGTGCGAGAAACTGCGCCTGAGCAACCCCAACGTGGTCAGCGTCCTGATTACCACCTTCTCCGAACCCGCCATCGTGCAGGCTGCCCGCGCTGCCGGGGCAAGAGGCTACGTGAGCAAAGAAACCGATCCCGAAAGCTTGGCCCGCCAACTGCGCGACATCGTGGCCCACCCCGAAATTGACCGCCTGCCGCATGTAGATGTGCCGCGCCTGACCCCCCGTGAATCCGAAGTACTGCCGCTGCTGGCTCAGGGCTACAGCAACAAGGAAATCGCCAAAAATCTGGGCGTCAGCCCCGACACCGTGAAAGATCACCTGGCCCGCCTGTACGCCAAACTGGACGCCGGAGACCGCACCGAGGCCGTGAGCCGCGCCCGTTCCATCGGCCTGCTGCACTAA
- the lepA gene encoding translation elongation factor 4, giving the protein MNVRNFSIIAHVDHGKSTLADRIMERLGAMGERDKRDQTLDTLELERERGITIKSTPVRLTYVRPPQEDGTGGESYTFNLIDTPGHVDFNYEVSRSLAACEGVLLLVDASQGVEAQTIVNAYLAIDSNLEIIPVINKIDLPAADPEGAAQELEDVIGIPADSAVFASGKSGIGITEILEAIVDRIPPPPGDPEAPLKALIFDSFYDAYQGVILFVRVLEGTLTPKQPIMLFNSGKTFDVDKLGTFTPGLIVSDSLPAGAVGWVAAGIKDIHDAQVGDTLTQKDRPTPEPFPGFKPAQPVVFSGLYPTDTEDYRKMRDALEKLKLNDAAFTFEPETSEALGFGFRCGFLGLLHAEIIQERLEREYDLDLIATAPAVVYRISLTNGTIFETQNPAEFPTRDRISATEEPYIKLSIMLPEEHVGPVMQLLQERRGSMITMNYVGKRVELLYEVPFAEILYDFHDRLKSISRGYASMDYEQIGYRDGDLRKVDIMVNNEIVDALAVIVHEDKAYGIGRKIVDKMAEVIPRQMFPVPVQATIGGKIIARATVKAYRKDVLAKCYGGDISRKKKLLNKQKKGRARMKQIGTVEVPQEAFLAVLSTDE; this is encoded by the coding sequence GTGAATGTTCGGAATTTTTCAATTATTGCCCATGTGGATCACGGCAAATCTACGCTGGCTGACCGCATCATGGAGCGGCTCGGCGCGATGGGCGAGCGAGACAAGCGCGACCAGACCCTCGATACGCTGGAGCTGGAGCGCGAGCGCGGCATTACCATCAAGTCCACACCTGTTCGTCTGACCTATGTGCGGCCCCCGCAGGAAGACGGCACGGGCGGCGAAAGCTACACCTTCAACCTGATCGACACGCCGGGGCACGTGGATTTTAATTACGAAGTGTCGCGCAGCCTAGCGGCCTGTGAGGGCGTGCTGCTGCTGGTGGACGCCTCGCAGGGCGTGGAAGCGCAGACCATCGTGAACGCGTATCTGGCCATCGACAGCAATCTGGAAATTATTCCGGTCATCAACAAAATTGATTTGCCCGCCGCCGACCCGGAAGGCGCAGCGCAGGAATTAGAGGACGTGATCGGCATTCCCGCCGACAGCGCTGTGTTCGCGTCCGGCAAGTCGGGCATCGGCATTACCGAAATTCTGGAAGCCATCGTAGACCGCATTCCGCCGCCGCCCGGCGATCCCGAAGCGCCCCTGAAGGCCCTGATCTTCGATTCCTTTTACGACGCCTATCAGGGAGTCATTCTGTTCGTGCGGGTGCTGGAAGGCACGCTGACGCCCAAGCAGCCCATCATGCTGTTCAACTCCGGCAAAACCTTTGATGTGGATAAATTGGGGACGTTTACCCCCGGATTGATCGTCAGCGACTCGCTTCCGGCGGGGGCGGTGGGCTGGGTGGCGGCAGGAATTAAAGACATTCACGACGCGCAGGTGGGCGACACGCTGACCCAGAAAGACCGGCCCACACCGGAGCCTTTTCCGGGCTTCAAACCCGCGCAACCGGTGGTGTTTTCGGGCCTATATCCCACCGACACCGAGGATTACCGCAAGATGCGCGACGCGCTGGAAAAGCTGAAGCTGAACGACGCGGCGTTTACCTTCGAACCCGAAACATCGGAGGCGCTGGGCTTCGGCTTCCGCTGCGGCTTCTTGGGCCTGCTGCACGCCGAGATTATTCAGGAGCGGCTGGAACGCGAATACGACCTGGACTTGATCGCTACCGCGCCCGCCGTGGTGTACCGGATCAGCCTGACCAACGGCACCATTTTTGAGACCCAGAACCCGGCAGAATTTCCCACCCGTGACCGGATCAGCGCCACCGAGGAGCCGTACATCAAGCTGAGCATCATGTTGCCCGAGGAACACGTGGGGCCAGTGATGCAGCTTCTTCAGGAGCGCCGGGGCAGCATGATCACCATGAATTACGTAGGTAAGCGCGTGGAACTGCTGTACGAGGTGCCGTTTGCCGAGATTCTGTACGATTTCCATGACCGCCTGAAGTCCATCAGCCGGGGTTACGCCAGCATGGATTACGAGCAGATCGGCTACCGCGACGGCGACCTCCGCAAGGTAGACATCATGGTGAACAACGAAATCGTGGACGCCCTGGCCGTGATCGTGCACGAGGACAAGGCCTACGGAATTGGCCGCAAAATCGTGGACAAGATGGCCGAAGTGATTCCGCGCCAGATGTTCCCCGTGCCGGTGCAGGCCACCATCGGCGGCAAAATCATCGCCCGCGCCACCGTGAAGGCCTACCGCAAAGACGTCCTCGCCAAGTGCTACGGCGGCGACATCAGCCGCAAGAAGAAGCTGCTGAACAAGCAGAAAAAAGGCCGCGCCCGCATGAAGCAGATTGGGACTGTGGAAGTGCCGCAGGAAGCGTTCCTGGCGGTACTGAGTACGGACGAGTAA
- a CDS encoding GNAT family N-acetyltransferase, translating into MSEFQRPLSLGYHTDLALRLHEGGSCEVLELAELGRVVRITTPSNPTFWWGNFLLMPRPPRPGELTAWLEAFQQAHPQARHVTFGLDTTDGEGGAEQEFLNAGFSLHCDTVLTTSQTLPPRTLNTDLKFRPLDATQDADWLAALALRMAVNAADPEPHEAAGYQSFAARKLEAARAAQQRGRGAMFGAFDPTGQMYSGLGVFSADAANQAGGVTRYQNVETHPEARSLGLAGTLVHRAGEWARTHLHAQTLVIVADPAYHAQRLYERAGFRPTEIQTGWERSPQE; encoded by the coding sequence ATGAGCGAGTTTCAGCGCCCACTTTCTTTGGGCTACCACACCGATCTGGCCCTGCGCCTGCATGAGGGCGGTTCCTGCGAAGTTCTGGAACTGGCGGAACTGGGCCGTGTTGTTCGGATTACCACGCCCAGCAATCCTACGTTCTGGTGGGGCAACTTTTTACTGATGCCCCGGCCCCCGCGTCCGGGCGAGCTGACTGCGTGGTTGGAAGCTTTTCAGCAGGCACACCCGCAGGCCCGGCACGTGACCTTTGGGCTGGATACCACCGATGGCGAGGGCGGCGCAGAGCAGGAGTTTTTGAATGCAGGATTTAGCCTGCACTGCGATACCGTCCTGACCACTTCTCAGACGCTCCCGCCCCGTACCCTCAACACCGACCTGAAGTTCCGGCCACTGGACGCCACGCAGGACGCCGACTGGCTAGCAGCTTTGGCCCTCAGAATGGCCGTGAACGCCGCCGATCCAGAGCCGCACGAGGCAGCGGGCTACCAAAGCTTTGCTGCCCGCAAGCTGGAAGCCGCCCGCGCCGCTCAGCAAAGAGGGCGGGGAGCCATGTTCGGCGCGTTTGACCCCACAGGCCAGATGTATTCGGGATTGGGCGTCTTCTCGGCGGACGCGGCCAACCAGGCGGGCGGCGTCACGCGCTACCAGAATGTGGAAACGCACCCCGAGGCCCGCTCGTTGGGACTGGCGGGCACCCTGGTACACCGGGCAGGCGAGTGGGCACGCACCCACCTGCACGCCCAGACCTTGGTCATCGTGGCTGACCCGGCCTACCACGCCCAACGCCTGTACGAACGCGCCGGCTTCCGGCCCACCGAGATTCAGACCGGATGGGAACGCTCCCCGCAAGAGTAA
- a CDS encoding LysE family translocator, which yields MLTTEFMLTSLIVALIPGTGAIYTISTGLFHGWRASLAAAFGCTLGIIPHLLTSVLGLSFVLHMSASVFQGLKFAGAAYLLYLAWATWQDRGTLQFSAGTAGQNSRQIIVRAVLLNLLNPKLTLFFFAFLPHFIPAGTPSPSASFLLLSAVFMAVTFGVFAVYGVLSGSIRTYVARSPKAIVWLRRSFAATFAALSVQLALTDR from the coding sequence ATGCTCACCACAGAATTCATGCTGACCTCGCTGATCGTCGCCTTGATTCCAGGAACGGGCGCAATTTATACAATCTCAACAGGGTTGTTTCATGGCTGGCGGGCCAGTCTTGCTGCCGCGTTCGGGTGTACGTTGGGCATCATCCCGCACTTGCTCACCAGTGTTTTGGGCCTGTCTTTCGTATTGCACATGAGCGCTTCCGTCTTTCAGGGCCTCAAGTTTGCTGGGGCCGCCTACCTCTTGTATTTGGCTTGGGCCACTTGGCAAGACCGGGGAACACTGCAATTCAGTGCGGGTACGGCGGGCCAAAACTCTCGTCAGATCATTGTGCGAGCTGTGTTGCTCAATCTACTGAATCCCAAGCTAACCCTGTTTTTCTTCGCGTTTTTGCCCCATTTCATTCCGGCGGGTACGCCTTCGCCCAGCGCTTCATTTTTGCTTCTCAGCGCGGTCTTTATGGCCGTTACCTTCGGAGTGTTCGCGGTTTACGGCGTGTTGTCGGGCAGCATCCGAACTTATGTGGCTCGCTCGCCCAAAGCGATTGTGTGGCTGAGGCGTTCGTTCGCGGCCACCTTTGCCGCCCTGAGCGTCCAGTTGGCCCTGACAGACCGCTAG
- a CDS encoding MOSC domain-containing protein: MKSTASAPTSIVSVAASPTHSFSKQPLPGVQLLAGLGVQGDAHAGHSVQHRSRVAADPTQPNLRQVHLIHGELLDELNAAGFDIQPGDLGENVLTRGLDLLALPVGTRLHVGAEAVIEVTGLRNPCSQIEAFRPGLLAAVLGRDEAGNVIRKAGIMGVVAVGGEIRLGDSVQVELPPLPHRALERV, translated from the coding sequence ATGAAGTCCACTGCTTCCGCCCCGACCAGCATCGTTTCTGTGGCGGCCAGCCCCACGCACAGCTTTAGCAAACAGCCTTTGCCTGGCGTGCAGTTGTTGGCCGGATTGGGCGTGCAGGGCGACGCACACGCGGGCCACTCCGTGCAGCACCGTTCCCGCGTGGCGGCCGACCCCACGCAGCCCAATCTGCGTCAGGTTCACCTGATTCACGGCGAACTGCTGGATGAACTGAACGCGGCAGGCTTCGACATTCAGCCCGGCGATCTGGGTGAAAATGTGCTGACACGTGGCTTAGACCTGTTGGCGCTTCCGGTGGGCACACGCCTGCATGTGGGCGCTGAGGCAGTGATCGAGGTCACGGGTTTACGGAATCCTTGCAGCCAGATCGAAGCCTTTCGGCCCGGACTGTTGGCGGCGGTGCTGGGCCGAGATGAAGCTGGGAACGTGATTCGCAAAGCGGGAATTATGGGCGTGGTGGCGGTGGGCGGCGAGATTCGCCTGGGCGATTCCGTGCAAGTGGAGTTGCCACCGCTGCCTCACCGAGCGCTGGAACGGGTCTGA
- a CDS encoding transposase — MSTHSPAALYQPLPAEEARPLTRRFEWVHTPKHASWLNMAELEWSALQRQCLGQRLASKEAVEREIQAWETDRNARAVRVNWQFSTPAAREKLGRHDPA; from the coding sequence CTGTCGACACACAGCCCAGCGGCGTTATATCAACCTCTTCCGGCAGAGGAAGCCCGGCCATTGACTCGTCGATTTGAGTGGGTACACACGCCAAAACATGCGTCTTGGCTGAACATGGCCGAACTCGAATGGTCGGCCCTGCAACGTCAGTGTCTTGGGCAACGTCTGGCCAGCAAAGAGGCCGTCGAGCGTGAGATACAGGCCTGGGAAACCGACCGCAATGCGCGGGCGGTGCGCGTGAACTGGCAATTCTCAACACCAGCTGCGCGGGAGAAGCTCGGACGGCACGACCCAGCGTGA
- a CDS encoding RNA ligase (ATP) has protein sequence MAQRQVIKAEAQLFPHPNAERLALCKVGPFQLVVQKGNFKDGDLIVVAPERALLPPQFAGLYTNADTGVSYLHGPDANRVVSMRLRGERSQGVILPPDMLESLGLADLPIGEDLSEGLGITFYEPPVPVSMAGDAENVSGVLGGGYRHHDVEQFGIYERDFVPGEPVVVTEKLHGSQGIYYRAAGGEWVVTSKGLSRQALGLKENAGNVYWQAAHAAGLFAAVDAAYPLGQEVQSTEIQVFTEVLPVQKGYGYGQSGPTLRVFRVVVDGKDQTFTDFGGWFRDWAVPLLYAGPFDTALIRTLKDGPETVSGHSLHTREGVVVSPAAARYASDGTSLRVKLISDAYAKKETGDELS, from the coding sequence ATGGCACAGCGGCAAGTGATCAAGGCAGAGGCGCAGCTTTTTCCGCACCCCAACGCGGAACGGCTGGCGTTATGCAAGGTAGGGCCATTTCAGTTGGTGGTTCAGAAGGGCAACTTTAAAGACGGTGACCTGATCGTAGTCGCGCCGGAGCGGGCGCTGTTGCCGCCGCAGTTCGCGGGCCTGTACACCAACGCCGACACGGGCGTGTCCTATCTGCACGGCCCAGATGCCAACCGGGTGGTCAGCATGCGGCTGCGCGGCGAGCGTTCTCAGGGTGTGATCTTGCCGCCGGACATGCTGGAATCGCTGGGCCTGGCCGACCTGCCGATAGGAGAAGACCTGTCTGAGGGGCTGGGCATCACGTTTTACGAGCCGCCCGTGCCTGTGTCTATGGCAGGCGACGCCGAAAACGTGAGTGGCGTGCTGGGCGGCGGATACCGGCACCATGACGTGGAACAGTTCGGCATCTACGAACGCGACTTTGTGCCCGGCGAGCCTGTGGTAGTCACTGAAAAACTGCACGGGTCGCAGGGCATCTACTACCGTGCGGCGGGCGGCGAATGGGTGGTGACCAGCAAAGGGCTGTCGCGGCAGGCGCTGGGGCTGAAGGAAAATGCCGGAAACGTGTACTGGCAGGCCGCCCACGCCGCTGGGTTGTTCGCGGCTGTGGACGCTGCGTACCCGTTGGGTCAGGAAGTCCAGTCAACAGAAATACAAGTCTTCACTGAAGTGCTGCCCGTGCAAAAGGGCTACGGCTACGGCCAAAGCGGGCCAACCCTGCGGGTGTTCAGAGTCGTGGTAGATGGCAAGGATCAAACGTTTACCGACTTTGGCGGCTGGTTCAGAGACTGGGCCGTGCCGCTGCTCTACGCTGGCCCCTTCGACACTGCTCTAATTCGCACGCTTAAAGACGGGCCCGAAACCGTGTCTGGGCACAGCCTGCATACCCGTGAGGGCGTGGTGGTCTCGCCCGCTGCCGCCCGCTACGCGTCGGACGGAACATCACTGCGGGTCAAGCTGATCAGCGACGCTTACGCCAAGAAAGAAACCGGAGATGAGCTGAGCTAG
- a CDS encoding class I SAM-dependent methyltransferase: MTGTRKQKIRVSRGGPDKSAGRSAPASAGSSAGTGSSSAPKAAPAVQRYNYFDARPAALAPRLDGLHAFTKPGVRGYPEVDDAQSLMVQTMRREKVRGDVLDLTAMGGLTGSLPGVTLRAVEGSAAALAALKAAGIEARAACPGDNLSAAWPTRAQTVALVLAGDRGTAYATAQVAWAHACTPPGGTLYIAGDRDKGFDRYVRAAGAAFGTGETIGRDGGMRVAKLIRRPGQTPPMPAPETYEAYGVGVVGLPGVFSAGRLDKATTLFLAHLTAMVEAGTLSLAGKRVLDLGCGTGIIGAWAAKHGAEVTLVDGDLSSVRSAEATLQANTLAGECIHSDVDAALEGRTFELILTNPPFHVGRGVVLDVAREFIQTAVRRLVPGGTLYLVANEPLPYETTMQEVGPVRELLRDGGFKILGASKPV; encoded by the coding sequence ATGACCGGCACACGTAAACAGAAAATTAGAGTCTCGCGGGGAGGCCCGGACAAATCGGCGGGCAGATCGGCCCCCGCATCGGCTGGAAGCTCCGCTGGCACAGGCAGTTCTTCCGCACCCAAAGCCGCGCCTGCCGTCCAGCGTTACAATTACTTCGATGCCCGCCCCGCCGCACTCGCCCCGCGCCTAGACGGGCTGCACGCCTTCACCAAGCCCGGTGTACGCGGCTACCCTGAGGTGGACGATGCACAGTCGTTGATGGTGCAGACCATGCGCCGTGAAAAGGTGCGCGGCGATGTGCTCGACCTGACGGCGATGGGCGGCCTGACCGGATCGCTGCCGGGCGTGACTTTGCGGGCGGTAGAAGGTTCGGCGGCGGCGTTGGCAGCCCTGAAAGCAGCCGGAATAGAGGCGCGGGCGGCCTGTCCGGGCGACAACCTGAGCGCCGCATGGCCCACGCGGGCACAGACGGTGGCGCTCGTCCTGGCCGGAGATCGGGGCACCGCCTACGCAACGGCGCAGGTGGCCTGGGCGCACGCCTGCACGCCTCCCGGCGGCACCCTGTACATCGCCGGAGACCGGGACAAAGGCTTTGACCGCTATGTGAGGGCGGCGGGCGCGGCCTTCGGCACGGGCGAAACCATTGGCCGCGACGGTGGAATGCGCGTTGCCAAGCTGATCCGGCGGCCCGGTCAGACGCCCCCAATGCCCGCACCTGAAACCTACGAGGCTTATGGTGTTGGCGTGGTGGGCCTGCCCGGAGTCTTCAGCGCCGGACGGCTGGACAAGGCCACCACGTTGTTTCTGGCACACCTGACGGCAATGGTGGAGGCCGGAACCCTGAGTTTGGCGGGCAAGCGCGTGCTGGATCTGGGCTGCGGCACGGGCATTATTGGCGCGTGGGCCGCCAAGCACGGCGCAGAAGTGACGCTGGTCGACGGCGATCTGTCCAGCGTGCGGAGCGCAGAGGCCACCTTGCAGGCCAACACCCTGGCAGGGGAGTGCATCCACTCCGACGTAGACGCGGCTCTGGAAGGCCGTACCTTTGAGCTGATCCTTACCAATCCGCCCTTCCATGTGGGGCGCGGCGTGGTGCTGGACGTGGCCCGCGAATTTATTCAGACGGCAGTGCGCCGCCTTGTGCCGGGTGGCACGCTCTATCTGGTCGCCAATGAGCCGTTGCCCTACGAAACGACAATGCAAGAAGTTGGCCCTGTGCGCGAGTTGCTGCGCGACGGTGGATTTAAGATTTTGGGAGCAAGCAAGCCAGTCTGA